In Telopea speciosissima isolate NSW1024214 ecotype Mountain lineage chromosome 10, Tspe_v1, whole genome shotgun sequence, the DNA window AGCTCATGGGCTTGATAGATTTCAagccctttgttttttttatcatcaatgtttggatcttctaaaaattgttttttgtaactttggaaataatttttttccaaacaaaaaTCATTATGTTTGGGGTTAACCATGATCCGCAAGAAACCTAATGCTTCTTCTGTGGATGAATTACGATCAATTAGTTTATGTGCTGCTTCTTATAACATAACCGCTAAAATTTTAGTTATTAAAAGATTGAGGGCCTCTCTGTATCTTTTTATTTCTCAATTTCAAATTGTCTTTGTTCTTGGAAGGCAAATTGTAGATAACATAATTATTGCTCAAGAAATTTCATGTtacttaaaaaataagaaagagaacGGTGAATATATGGTAATCAAATTAGATATGTCGAATTTGAATTTTGGGGTTTGATTCTAAGTGGTGTAATCTTGTAGGATAtttctacccccaaaaaaatagtaTATTTAATCTTGTAGGATATATGATGTCTTTAGTGTCATACTCTAAGTTGCATGGAAGCTCTTTTGATAATACAGAAGCGTCGAGAGTTTAGACAAACTTGCCTATTACACCCATTTTATTATAGTTGATATGAAGGTCCTTTCAAGACTCTTGCGAGTGTATGGAGATATTAATCTATTCAATGGGGTTAATATTGCAAAGAATGCTCCTAAGGTAACTCATTTATTGTTTGCagataatacattttttttctgtCTAGCAACTAAAGAAGATGTTTTGACAATTAAGGCCATTCTTAAATTGTTCTCTAATTTGTCTGGCTAATATATTAATTTCAATAGAAGTAAAGTCTATTTTAACAGAAAATTCTCATTGGCCGAAAATATTTGAGTGACCAGTTAGCTATTAAGGTCATATCATCGGAAGTCGTGTATCTAGGTACTAAGCTCTTCTATCCAATATCTAGAACGAAAAGATTGAAATCAATTGTTAGTAGGGTAAGTGAAAAAGAAACTAGAGTTGTGGAAATACTGGAAGAACAATTTGATCAATCTTCACTGATTTTGCCTTCTCTTCTAAACCCAAGGCTATGGGTTTAGGGTGTTTGTCATTGGATTATCATGGTAAACTGGGTAGAGttgaaaaataccatatttgtTGGCAAGGCCTTTGCAATCCAAATGGGAGTGAAGATTGTTGGAATTAGTAAGGTTAGACTTCTTTTTGATTCCCAAGTAATTATTTGTTATATTGTTGATGAACTTTCTCAACCGCCGATAATAAGTTTTCGTTGTTAATAGTGAAAACAGATTGCTTCATGATGTCTTCCTATTCTATGACTTACGGTATATTTGTAGAGAGAAATTATCCCAAAAGATCCTGTCCAGCATCCTGCCCGGGTTGCATgaggggtgaggcggtcttttcacacCTCACTCTGTCCAACATTGCATGTGCAGCCGGGCAGagtgctggacaggagccaagtCCGAAATTATCATGCGCATGGTATTGCTAGGTGGGCCTTATGTTACCTAaggccgggttttttaaaactttcttcttcatctactTAGCTTCTAAAGTTTCGATTGCTAATCGGAACTTTTTACCCCCATTATAATAATGTGGCACTAGAATAGAAAGTTTAATTTTGTGATTTCACAATATGAGAGAGAGTATGTGTCAGCAAGGGTGGAGGAGGGAGATGCAAAGGCAGTCAGAGCTGTCGCAGTTGCTGGAATAGCAAGGGAAGCAAACAAGATGAGTGTAGCAGTTCTTAGTGGCCTAATGTTGAAGGGATTTGGTGGAAGACAAAGAAGCATTTGACCAATGTATCAACGAGCACTTCATGAACCTTGACATAGACAGTGACAAAGTCCAAGTCCTCTCTTGCTCGGAGCTTTGGAAGGGATTTCGTTGCCTATTGTCAATGGGGAACAATTGGAAACCGAGGAGGAGATCAAAAGACTCTACGATATTATCTTCGTTAAAGTTCGCCACCAATCATAGTAGAACCTTCAATCATGATGAGTTCCAATCAGATTAAGGAAATTATGCTTATCGTAGGTCGTAAGATCAACAACAAGGGGCTGCTGGGGTGGCGAGGTTGCGGGTCAGAGTGCGGGATGAGGGAAATGAAAGAGACGAGAGATGGGGGGAGTTATAGGGGGTATGGGAGGTTAGTTACATAGATGAGGTAGGGGTGGGGCAGAGGAAATATAGTTGGGGTGGGGGAGGCAGGGAGCAAAGCTGGGGGGGTGGGGCATGTAGGAGGGCGGATATGGGGTGGTGTGGGCAGAAGTTGAAGGAGGGGATGGGGGACGGCAAGGGCAAAGGTAGGGATGGAGGTGCAGGTGAGGTTGGGAAAATACAAAGTGGGATGGGGAGGGCAGGAGAGCAGAGGTGGGGGTGGGTTCATGGAAATACAAAGAGGGAGTGGAAGGGAGAGCTAGAGCCGAAGAGGTaggggaagggagagggagagccgAAGGGAGAAGGGTGCCGAAGATGGAGAATGGGGAGAGGGAGAATGTAAAATACCCAATCAAAAtgagaatgaaaaataatgaaggacaaaaaaggaaagagaaagttgTAACCACAAACAgactttcccttttttatttaggctctctttggtataatttaaatttatgtttatctgacacaaacataaatagatgtgtttggtatgatttatgatccctattttccattaaaataaatcaatataaacaTAAATTCATTAACAGTTCGagagttgtttatgatttatcaccataaactgttaatgtttgtttatgcgggtaccattaatgaacatgtgcagAATTGCTATTTAAGTGAGGGTAAATTagtaaaattaacaaaaattagaacaaaGCCTCTCTTTTGTCCCCCTCTGTCTCCAACCCCATCTAGCCCCCACCATAGTACATGATATATTCTTCACTTAAGCATAtcaaacctatttttcattatataatctattatgtctaatagtaaccaaatgattattgtttatagcctataacctattatcataattgattattcataaataggtcataaatataaatataaactatgccaaagagagccttaagCTATTTCCATTtcctgttatgtgcctaatggggttcGATCTAATGTATGGGCCCTAGTTTAGGCCAATCTAATAtaagataggttaaagggcttgatttaatgtgTCCCATCAACTCTGGAGCTTTTGacgtatcgatcaagtacctaacatttggtatcaaaattACACACCACGTTACGGGTTCGAGTCACAGTCTCAAAAAAGGACTACCTGGAGTAGAATGAAAACCATCAAGAAAAGGCTACCTGGTACCTAGTAAAAACCTTGACGAAGAGTAGAGCTACTTGGAAAGAACTATCTAATGGGGTTTGCTATTGGTGAAGCCCAACTTTGGTTTAGAGGATTTTTGGAGGGCCATTTCGGCCTCGAAATGACCTCGAATGGCTGAAAAAAGCATACATCATGGCCAGAGGCAAGGAGTTGTTGTATTGGGCTCGTTGAGACCTTCAAAATGGTATATTTTTcgatatatgttatgttttggtccaacCCTATTCAGTTTGACAATTTTTGGGTCAGGGGCATttgtactatttttttttgttgggaaaaagggaggtatatatttatataaaataaattgcTTTTACATGAGGGCTACATTCTGAAAAATTTCTTCCCATTGACATCATCTCTAACCAAAGCAGAGAGCGTCTCTGGGAGGCAATCAGGACTTAAATGAATCTCTTCGCAGGACTGAACAAAGCTTGCAAGGAAATCAGCACATTTGTTCACTTCACGAACTTGATGTGAAAAACCACAGCTTTGAAAGCAATCATGAAGGCAATGGATATCCTCAATCAAACCAAGTCCATACCACAGCTTTTGGTATAAGCCTGTGATCATCTGCACTGCACACTGTGAGTCTGACCGAACCTGAACCTGGGGAGGATTTAAGGCTCGTGCCTTCTGAAGACCCCCTCTAATAGCCATCAATTCCATCACCAGAATGTTGGTTTCCTGGGCACCACCCGCGATAGCAAAGAGCACCTTCCCAGCCGAATCACGGCCTATAGCACCATATCCACCATGATCAGCACATACAGATCCATCACAATTAATAGCAACCCATTGGGAAGGCGGAAGAGACCAAACATGAGGCGTTGCTATAGAATGCTGATATGAGACATTGAGTTGCCAGCGGTGAAAGAAACTTTTGTTCACATCATTATCTAGAACTGGTTTTTCCACGTCCGAGAATCGCCCTCTTGTATCATGAATAACATGTCTAAGAACAGCAGAATAAtcttgctgcctttgcttgAAAACTCCGTAATTCCTCTCTCCCCAGATTCTGTAGATCATTGATGCTAGGCTGAACCTTCGAATGCAATTTATGAGGGATTCACCCTCAAAGTGATCAACCATCCAATCAATTTCCTCCTGCCACGAACTCAATGGTCCTCTCTGAAATCCATTTAGAGTAACGATCTCTTTCCAGATCTTTTTGGAAAAGGAGCATTGAAATAGGAGGTGATCAATGGTTTCAGGAGCCTCCAAACATAGAGAACAAGTTGTGTCGATAGCAGCACCCCACGATGCAAGGCGACATTTGGTAGTTAGCCTACGATGAAACACCAACCAGGTTATGAAAGCGAACCTCGTTTGGGTCGAAGAAAACCACACAAGTCTATGCCATATTACAGCTGCACCCTGTTGGCGAATAGATTCCCAAGCAGTCTTAATGGAGAACTTTCCATTAACAGAAGCAGTCCAAACAGGTCTATCCGACACAAACCTTCCAAAGAATTTAGTGCTAGATATCTCCCCCCCATCTTTCTTGAAGGATTGGGTCAGTAACATTTAAAAGATAATGAAATCTGTTCTGTTGCTCGGCCGTagatgtagcttcccatcttgggggtgaaccacgtaaatcttgtgtGTTGTGCCTTGTGTCTTTTctattttcgttttcttctgcaaatcgccacttctgggcgttgttttcttaacaggGTTCAATCTAGTGTATGGTAGTTtaggccagcctagtatgggataggttaaaggattTTGGCTCTGAagcttttggcgtatcagtTTAGTTCTTCAATAATTTCTTCCCCCTTTCTCATTGTTTATGATTTGTTCTTATGAAATATTGGATTTACATTATTGAAGCCTATAGATGTTCCCCAAAAGAGATATCCCTTGACAAAAAGACAAGTGCTTTAGAAGTATACGACTGTGGCCCTCCAGAAAAAGATGAGCGGGTTTAGGCAACTTTCCTTAGATCAGTCAATTATAAACAAGTCGCTTCAGTAGGACTTTATACAAGTAACGATTTCTTTTGGATGGGTAAGGAAATGCTTCTTATCCATAGCAATTGTTTTGAATAATTCATCAGAATGATATTTGCAGACAAACATAAAGTCATAGAATTGACAAAATTGCTCAATATGTATCAGCCATATTTTACAATCCGTATCAAACTTAAATCAGCTCACAGTGACCAAGTATTTCCATAATTCTTgcctttttatttcatttttcttttgataatcaTAGCTTCCTTTTTTGTGTGTAAGGTTGAACAGTCACTGCCACATTGCAATATTTTTTATGAGCAGTGTCAAAAACTGTTCTGTATACATCATGTAATGTAAAATTCCTGTCAGCCTCTGATGGGTGCCTCACTACAAACTAGACACTGAGCAATGACTACATAAGGAGATGGTCAAGCCTATTGTTAAAAGATGAGCATTAGTGCACCAAGGGCAATCAACCCACCACTCCCTGGGTCAAAAGGTGCATGGCAGCACCAGGTGAAAACTTCCTCGCAAACAGGAAGCAGGGGACAAATGTAGAATTGGTACGACACCATTCTGTTCTGTAATCAGTCTCATAGTACACATGATAGATTTCCTGCAACATTGTATAACATGAAAATTTATTGTAAAGAGaagcaaaagaataaaaaatttactAAATCAGAAAGCCCTAAAAACCATGAAAGAAGGTGTTTAAGAGCATGTACAACAAAGGTTTAAAACATGGAAGAAACAGGGCAGCTAACACAAACAAGTACTATAGTTTGAACAGGGAAGGAGGTGGACCTCTGGCTATGAAGAATCTAAATTTTTTAAGGTAGTGATAGACCATACAGTCTAAAAGGAGCAATAATCTTGGTGGCCCCCATGTTTGAGGGCACCCCTCCCCTTAGGGAAActgcaaaaaaacaaaaggaaacccAAGGCTCCATCTAGTTGGatttaaaatgacaaaaattaaTGTAGAACattttaagaagaaaagagCAATAATAGAATTAGAGAAAATATCAACAATTTGGATATTATTAGTCGAAAAGTGAAGTAAAACTGTCTGCATTCAAACATTTTTTTAACTAAAATCTAAGTAATTAGGTTGAAATGTAGTAAAATCCAACCTGTAGAAAGTAAGTTTCTGAGTTATTTACTAATTCATTATTGGCAGTGACTAGAATAGTTTCCATTTTGGTGTTGTTTAGATCTTACAACAtttgacatccaaccaaccccAAATGATTCCTTGGAACAACGCAGTTATTGATATTTTCTGCCTACCCTTCAAGAGGAAAGTCCTATTTattgaaagatttttttttttttttttttttttggggggggaggggggaagcaCTCTAAATCCCTTCCTAAAATCACAACCACAACCACAAAACCAGcataagcataaaaatgataatATAGCTATGCCGACGGAGCAATTTTAGGAGGGCCAACAGTAGCTGAGCACCCAATCAGACTGCTCCATATGTAACTATTTTACAGCAGAGAGAATATATACAACCAAGATTACACAGCATGGTCAGTCTATCTATTGAGGACTCGCATGGCCAAGTTGTGAAGCATCAAAGTGATTCAGAGAGAAGGCAAGGTAATTgacctttaatttttttatttgttgaggTCCTGCCTTTGCATAGTTAAAAGTCACAGGATGCCAACCGTGCACTTCCATGTTAGTTGTGGAATGGTTCCAAATGGCGTAGGTTAATGTTCTCCTTTCAACTTCACCTTCAAGCTCGCTCATCTAATGCAAATgtgaaacataaaaaatagtCGAATAAGTGATCACCAAAATAGTGTTGAAGTTTGAAGGTTCCACAATATTTTGCAGCTTAGAACCAATCCATTTtattatgggaaaaaagaacgctaatCGGTCGCATGGttcctgcgcccagacacaggaccGTGCAAAATTACCGCATAGCGACCAGTGAACTAAGAACTTAAAAATCTCATTCAGTCAAATGATCCTGCATGCATTCTTATTGGCCCCCACACTGGTGCAGGCACTACACAACCagacagcgatctcttgccctttataTATGATGGCAATACAATGAGCTTCTAGagcaaataaaatataaattacttatatatgggaaaaaaattcccCATGCTGCCAGAGTGCAATTTccctctcacatggattttttttattatttttctctcctGCTTTGAATATGTGGACCCCATGTGAATGATGCCCTTTTCAAGACAACCATTGGTGTGGTGTATAGCTTCCTTCCCACACTATCAGtatgggggccaatgggagtgtgcGCCCCGGCATCCAAcatgggggcagggtggtcatttcaccaacCCTTTGCCTGGGCTTAGGAGCGTGTGACCAGGTagtcccatatatatatatatatataaaactatCAATTTTTATGTAGATAACAGGAGAAGGCTTTAGGAAGCAACATATATCATTTTGCATGTGCCAGTTGTGGTTGTGGGCCAAGGGGAGGGGGGTGTCCAGGGGTCAATGTATTTCATAATAGCATCCTCTAACCTATATGCAAGTTTGAGCCTAATGAGCTTGGAGAAATATGTAATAAATAGAACCATCCCTCTTCCCCCATATGAACAGAAAAAACCTTGTTAATGATGCCACAATAGATTACTGGGCTTACAGTCTCAGAAGAATAGATTATTAGACTTAAACTTGCAACATGAAGCAACATGAAGAAGTGTGGCAGCAGAATACATGCAGCATTCTAGTGCCACCATATCAGCTTCTACTTGCCAAAGCCTTTCCTTGCAAGTTGGGATCCTCTATGAAAACATTTTTATTCCCCATAAAAAACCAAGGTGCAGGAGAAAGCCTCTCAGGGGGGGGATTTTACTTAAAACATTGGCTGAAAAAGTTACACAGAAATCCATGTatttacaaaactacccctagGATGTTTTCCTTGCCCTTGTTTGAGCAGATGATCGAATaattttgttggaatggggAAATTATGTAGCCTACTTTTTAAAACCAGACAGGTTCATTAAATTGAAAATGGAGCCAGTTCAAGCTCAATCCAGCTTTGACCTATTAAATGGTAGTTTTGAAAAACGAATTAAAAACTAAttgaaaaaacatcaaacaaaatAATTGTTTTTGGAAACCGGATGGTCTGATTCCAGCTTTAGTCCTAGGTGGTTCTCTGTCCAGACTCCAGACTGACCCAAATAGAAGGGCTGTTCCAGTCTAACCTGGTTTCAGTGTCTGGTTcgctcattttctttttttccttgaaCTATGCTATGAAGTACATTTCAAGAAACATAAAAATCTAAATAAGAAAATTTGCAGTAGGAAATTAATGCTTACTGATAGTAATGTCTGTACATAGTGTTCGTCTGGGATACAGTTATGCTGTTTCTGCAATTGCTGCAATTGATAAACATATTAAGGACAAAAATCCATATACTTAGATAAGGAACTACAATTAGAGAAGAGATTAAGAGAACAGTACTTATGAAGCAATGGGACAGAAATCATTTCCTGAATTTTGCAACATATCGGCTCTAGTTACATAGAAACTGAATCAACTGAACTATATAACAAGAGAGATATGTTTTTCCTATGAGTGGACGAAGAAGAAGACACATAACAAATGGTGGACAATGAAAGGCCTTAATGGTTCATGTCCTGAACAAGAAGGGGTCCGGCGGACTGTAGatgaaggatttttttttcttcctaatttTGCATATTGACAGTTTGGTTTAATATTTCCTTGGTATTCTATATTCACAAGTCTTAATGAGAAGGGGTTTTATGACTAGACAAGAAGGTGCCTTTTCCCTGCACTCCTATTCATGCATCATCTGTGTTTTGGTTTATGCATTTCCTCGGTAATTCTATAATTCCCAAATTTAGGGTGAGGGTTCCCTCCAACGCCCAAGTACTAATTCAGGCGAATGGAGGGACGGATTACGAACGTAAAATGGGGAGGTTTTGAGAGGGTGGGgtgatgcaatctgaaaatccataTAAAGGATCTAAGATGCAAGTAGGCCCAATGGTCaaatctgagataaaggaagcaactgcgttgtcaagggaagaaatcagattgatggaaggggtgggaagagagaagagatcgatcttcttgggagaaagaaggaagaagaagagaacaaaagagATCAGATTTGGGacaccaatcccgtatgcactgctcaacagcaccaaaactctttaaaaatttattcaaatcatctctaattgatggggatgtattacatatatatagaccttctaaaattcttaattttttgtACTCATAATTGTTAAGAATAGGATTTTTTGTACTCATAATAGcccgacccccccccccccccccccccccccccccccccccccccccccccccccccccccccccccccccccccccccccccccccccccccccccccccccccccccccccccccccccccccccccccccccccccccccccccccccccccccccgccgccgccccccccccccccccccccccccccccccccccccccccccccccccccccccccccccccccccccccccccccccgccccccccccccccccgcataATAGGATTCCTAATCACTCTAaaacactcaataaagtaaataaactcaaaacaagaattctatctagctattaagtatcctaatcaaactcaaacacataatttaactactaatcctGTGTACTAACATTATCCCCACTTTATAAGAAGCCTAAGgtctatagaacccaaccatgggccaaaataaagttttatgatgcccaattgacccaattggacaatcttaagTTCTTAACTGCATTagggaggagggagagagagaatggagtcAATGGACCCAACCTCTTTTTGTCTCTTGGCGTGCGAAAGAATCCGCACACAGATGGCATGCAGATATTTTGCCCTTAATTTATATTCTCCTGAAAAATCTATATTGCTTCAATGTGTCTGAGATTCCACTTGGTCTTGATCCGTTTAAACAATTATGATTATTTTGCTTATCTAATGATCCTTAGGCATGGATTAATGCTTATTCTATCATTTTCAGAAGCAACATTAAAGATTGGGTGATTCCATAATGCATCAATAGCTTCTGTCGTTCTTACAATGCTTCATCTACCTCTGTAGTTTTCACAAGATTAAGTCTTACATCTGATGTCAGCACTAGCAGAAGAAATACCTACCCATTAATTTAAGCCACTCCAACCTCTTGTACTAAAAAGTGGGATTCCCCTATATATGCAAACATGAGTGACCTTGCTTTGGCCCCCACTTGTACAAGCCATCACATTTTGTAGGCTATATAAGTATAAAGCGCTGTATGTAACCTGGGTACGGTGTATCATGTACAGCAcagtaaaatgaaaaaaaaaaatttgagctATAAACTTGAGCTGAAATGAGAGAATTTTAAGCAAAAATTTTGCTTAAAAGACTAGTAGAAGATTTGGTGCAAGGAAACAacattaaaattgaatataaGAAAGTTTCTATCCCATATTTCCCATTGCATTTACTTAGAGGTAAAGAAAAGATCACTTAC includes these proteins:
- the LOC122643620 gene encoding uncharacterized protein LOC122643620; protein product: MLLTQSFKKDGGEISSTKFFGRFVSDRPVWTASVNGKFSIKTAWESIRQQGAAVIWHRLVWFSSTQTRFAFITWLVFHRRLTTKCRLASWGAAIDTTCSLCLEAPETIDHLLFQCSFSKKIWKEIVTLNGFQRGPLSSWQEEIDWMVDHFEGESLINCIRRFSLASMIYRIWGERNYGVFKQRQQDYSAVLRHVIHDTRGRFSDVEKPVLDNDVNKSFFHRWQLNVSYQHSIATPHVWSLPPSQWVAINCDGSVCADHGGYGAIGRDSAGKVLFAIAGGAQETNILVMELMAIRGGLQKARALNPPQVQVRSDSQCAVQMITGLYQKLWYGLGLIEDIHCLHDCFQSCGFSHQVREVNKCADFLASFVQSCEEIHLSPDCLPETLSALVRDDVNGKKFFRM